From Streptomyces sp. GSL17-111, one genomic window encodes:
- a CDS encoding Cmx/CmrA family chloramphenicol efflux MFS transporter — translation MPFAVYVLGLAVFAQGTSEFMLSGLVEDLAADLGVSLQAAGSLTSAFAVGMVVGAPLVAMLSLRWPRRRALLAFLVTFLLAHVVGALTDDFEVLFVTRVVAALCNAGFLAVGLATAVSMAGPQAKGRATSVLLSGVTLACVAGVPLGAVLSEVWGWRSAFWGVALLSAPAVLAVLRSVPATPVDPAAPRVRHELRAFRAPRLLVILGLGALVNGATFCSFTYLAPVFTNVTALGSGWVPAVLALFGLGSFVGVNVGGRLADSRPGQVLAVGGAALLVGWLVFALTASNPVVALILVFVQGVLSFGVGSTLIAQALYTASDAPTLGGGFATAALNVGAAAGPALGGLALGADLGYRSPLVVSAVLVGVALSVAGVARVAGVLGATEKCPAGRAVRARS, via the coding sequence ATGCCGTTCGCCGTCTACGTTCTCGGGCTGGCCGTCTTCGCCCAGGGAACGTCCGAGTTCATGCTGTCCGGGCTGGTCGAGGACCTGGCCGCCGATCTGGGCGTCTCCTTGCAGGCCGCCGGTTCTCTCACCTCCGCCTTCGCCGTCGGCATGGTCGTCGGCGCGCCGCTGGTCGCGATGCTGAGCCTGCGGTGGCCGCGTCGCCGGGCGCTGCTCGCCTTTCTCGTCACCTTCCTCCTCGCCCACGTCGTCGGTGCCCTCACGGACGACTTCGAGGTCCTCTTCGTCACCCGGGTCGTCGCCGCACTGTGCAACGCGGGCTTCCTCGCCGTCGGTCTCGCGACGGCGGTGAGCATGGCGGGGCCTCAGGCCAAGGGGCGGGCGACGTCGGTGCTCCTGAGCGGAGTCACCCTCGCCTGCGTCGCGGGGGTGCCCCTCGGGGCCGTCCTGAGCGAGGTGTGGGGCTGGCGCTCCGCTTTCTGGGGCGTCGCGCTCCTCTCCGCTCCCGCGGTCCTCGCGGTGCTGCGGTCCGTTCCGGCGACGCCCGTCGACCCGGCGGCTCCCCGTGTCCGCCACGAGCTGAGGGCGTTCCGTGCGCCTCGGCTGTTGGTCATCCTCGGTCTCGGCGCGCTGGTCAACGGGGCGACGTTCTGCTCGTTCACCTACCTCGCGCCCGTCTTCACCAACGTGACGGCTCTGGGCTCCGGGTGGGTGCCCGCCGTGCTGGCGCTGTTCGGCCTCGGGTCCTTCGTCGGGGTCAACGTGGGCGGCCGGCTGGCGGACAGCCGCCCCGGCCAGGTACTGGCCGTCGGCGGTGCGGCGCTGTTGGTGGGCTGGCTGGTCTTCGCCCTCACCGCCTCGAACCCGGTCGTGGCACTGATCCTCGTCTTCGTTCAGGGGGTGCTCTCCTTCGGCGTGGGATCCACGCTCATCGCGCAGGCCCTGTACACGGCGTCGGACGCCCCCACGCTGGGTGGCGGCTTCGCCACGGCCGCGCTCAACGTCGGTGCCGCCGCCGGGCCGGCCCTGGGCGGTCTCGCCCTGGGCGCCGACCTCGGCTACCGCTCGCCGCTGGTGGTGAGCGCCGTGCTCGTCGGCGTCGCCCTGTCCGTGGCGGGGGTGGCCCGGGTCGCGGGGGTCCTCGGCGCGACGGAGAAGTGTCCGGCGGGTCGTGCGGTGCGGGCCCGATCCTGA